Proteins encoded in a region of the Stieleria neptunia genome:
- a CDS encoding VOC family protein — MNVHQLNHVALHVADVPVSVAFYRDVLCLPAMERPAFDFPGAWFRLGVDQELHLIGDRDQPVHSSHRGTHLALIVDDLDEWEKHLDAHQATRLPRRIRPDGAQQTFVQDPDGHWIELCVPEK, encoded by the coding sequence TTGAACGTTCATCAACTCAATCACGTGGCACTGCATGTCGCCGATGTCCCGGTCAGCGTGGCGTTTTATCGCGATGTGTTGTGTTTGCCGGCGATGGAACGCCCGGCGTTCGATTTTCCCGGTGCCTGGTTTCGCTTGGGTGTCGATCAAGAACTGCATTTGATCGGCGACCGCGATCAGCCGGTGCATTCTAGCCATCGGGGCACACACTTGGCGCTCATCGTCGATGATCTGGATGAATGGGAAAAACACCTCGATGCCCATCAGGCGACCCGGCTTCCCCGCCGCATCCGCCCCGATGGTGCCCAGCAGACCTTTGTCCAAGACCCCGACGGACACTGGATCGAACTCTGTGTCCCGGAGAAATAG
- a CDS encoding ankyrin repeat domain-containing protein: MPTRLTSCPHVLATTLWLVALLLTVGCTAETSDSGTDAAPESETATDALYSPEAFRLAAHDGKLRVVELCLESGMDVNEADSNGQTPLSMAAYNGHDAVVKLLLKHNATVDSRDRNGMTPLIHAASGPAPTTVEILLDAGADINAVDNGEHWTALMMAAAEGQAEVVEVLLKRGAKKEMVDIDGESAAYFARQHGHTKLAERLEAF, translated from the coding sequence ATGCCCACCCGATTGACCTCTTGTCCCCACGTCCTGGCCACCACACTCTGGCTCGTCGCCCTGCTGTTGACGGTCGGCTGCACCGCTGAAACGTCGGATTCCGGCACCGACGCTGCCCCCGAATCGGAGACCGCAACGGATGCGCTGTACAGCCCCGAAGCGTTCCGGTTGGCCGCCCACGACGGCAAACTTCGCGTCGTCGAACTGTGCCTGGAAAGCGGCATGGATGTCAACGAAGCGGATTCCAACGGGCAGACGCCACTCTCCATGGCCGCTTACAACGGACACGACGCCGTCGTCAAATTGCTGCTCAAGCACAACGCGACGGTCGACTCACGCGATCGCAACGGAATGACCCCGCTGATTCACGCCGCCAGCGGCCCCGCACCGACCACCGTCGAAATCCTGCTGGACGCCGGCGCGGACATCAACGCCGTCGACAACGGCGAACACTGGACCGCGCTAATGATGGCCGCCGCCGAAGGACAAGCCGAAGTCGTGGAGGTGTTGCTCAAGCGAGGCGCGAAGAAAGAGATGGTCGACATCGACGGTGAATCCGCCGCCTACTTCGCCAGACAACACGGACACACCAAACTGGCCGAACGGTTGGAAGCGTTTTAG
- a CDS encoding ABC transporter ATP-binding protein: protein MIEVEAFVKRYGEFVAVAGASFAIPAGSVAALVGPNGAGKTTTIRTLCGILRPTAGRMRVAGADLAVDPILVKQRTAYVPDDPPLFDTLTVQEHLQFIASAYRLTDWQDDADELLGRFTLDEKKNTLASELSRGMRQKVAIACAYLRRPDVLLLDEPMTGLDPPSIRTLKETIREQSQRGATVLVSSHLLSLVDDLCDFLVLIRQGKVLFSGPLGEARERFGGASGSLEEVFFRLTGQAEELGDQDLAVSDD from the coding sequence ATGATCGAAGTCGAAGCGTTCGTCAAACGTTATGGTGAGTTCGTCGCCGTGGCCGGTGCATCGTTCGCGATCCCGGCGGGTTCGGTCGCGGCGCTGGTCGGTCCCAACGGCGCCGGCAAAACGACCACGATTCGAACCTTGTGTGGGATTCTTCGGCCGACCGCAGGGCGAATGCGGGTGGCCGGTGCCGATCTGGCGGTCGATCCGATTTTGGTCAAACAACGCACGGCCTATGTTCCCGACGACCCGCCGCTGTTTGACACGTTGACGGTCCAAGAACACTTGCAATTCATCGCGTCGGCGTACCGATTGACCGACTGGCAAGACGACGCCGATGAACTGCTCGGTCGGTTCACCTTGGACGAAAAGAAGAACACGTTGGCGTCGGAGTTGTCGCGGGGGATGCGGCAAAAGGTGGCGATTGCGTGCGCGTATCTACGCCGGCCGGACGTCTTGCTGTTGGACGAACCGATGACGGGGCTGGATCCGCCCAGCATTCGCACGTTGAAGGAAACGATTCGAGAACAGTCGCAGCGGGGGGCGACGGTTTTGGTCAGTTCACATCTGCTGTCCCTGGTCGATGACCTGTGCGATTTCTTGGTCTTGATTCGACAAGGCAAGGTGTTGTTTAGCGGTCCGCTCGGCGAGGCGCGCGAGCGGTTCGGCGGCGCCAGTGGTTCGTTGGAAGAAGTGTTCTTTCGGTTGACCGGTCAAGCGGAAGAACTCGGCGATCAAGATCTTGCGGTGAGCGATGATTGA
- a CDS encoding putative ABC exporter domain-containing protein, with product MIDPALTQLMRMLMRAAVRQGWRLVKKPAGAFFTLFMLAMVSFGLMPTVVMALGDQKQPSSIIAELLGSSIPVLMYAAAAAMVSTDSGKALLELKPPELQFVLAGPFTNSQILSYRLLTFGIGWLPLSFFFSVFLLPHFGSLLGGFLGIALGGAFITMIAFQYTLVRSRISPTGLRAIRWCAVASLALIALEVAQQLLWSSEAYSVAMISRAINGGWAARGLTFPFRPFALLMERPVGIEWLWSLLTSAALVAGITVSCYRTNGGFSELAVEGVARRQKKLERIRGGNVYGVSTSNVERPQMLPTFGWLGGVGPVAWSQVTSAIRRTGRLVPGLILIGMVAAIAAAVLLRFSPDAIPDPVRTYAVPIALAASAYVGFLVSITAQSGFSANRRLLTWYQTLPIRPMAIAMGMVSGTATVLIAIECAFCLPALVVSSLTLVQSLSVVFAGGAFSLAFASMTNFISAVTGLRPMPSGTPDVFQGARALIFMMILGLSMTPIMLFAVGSAAIAGVLVGFSWTFCSIAAGLAMLAGLPVMWWYSGIRFVDSEFLGD from the coding sequence ATGATTGATCCCGCCTTGACGCAATTGATGCGGATGCTGATGCGGGCCGCGGTTCGGCAGGGCTGGCGATTGGTCAAGAAACCGGCCGGTGCGTTCTTCACCCTGTTCATGCTGGCGATGGTTTCGTTCGGGCTGATGCCGACCGTGGTGATGGCGCTGGGCGATCAGAAACAGCCGTCGTCGATCATCGCCGAACTGCTGGGCAGTTCGATCCCGGTCTTGATGTACGCCGCAGCGGCGGCAATGGTTTCGACTGATTCGGGCAAAGCGCTGTTGGAACTGAAGCCACCGGAGCTTCAATTTGTGCTTGCCGGACCGTTCACCAATTCCCAGATCCTGTCGTACCGACTGTTGACGTTTGGGATCGGATGGTTGCCGCTTAGTTTTTTCTTTTCCGTGTTCCTGTTGCCGCATTTCGGCAGCCTGTTGGGCGGTTTTTTGGGGATCGCATTGGGTGGCGCGTTCATCACGATGATCGCCTTTCAATACACGCTGGTCCGATCCAGGATTTCGCCAACGGGTTTGCGCGCGATTCGCTGGTGCGCTGTGGCCAGTCTGGCGCTGATCGCGCTGGAAGTCGCCCAGCAATTGCTGTGGTCTTCGGAAGCCTATTCGGTGGCGATGATTTCCCGGGCGATCAACGGCGGTTGGGCGGCACGCGGTTTGACGTTTCCGTTTCGCCCTTTTGCGTTGCTGATGGAACGTCCCGTCGGGATCGAATGGCTGTGGAGTCTGCTGACGAGTGCTGCCTTGGTTGCCGGAATCACCGTCAGCTGTTATCGGACCAACGGCGGGTTCTCCGAGCTTGCGGTCGAAGGTGTCGCACGGCGGCAAAAGAAACTCGAGCGGATTCGCGGCGGCAACGTTTATGGTGTGTCGACGAGCAACGTGGAACGGCCGCAGATGTTGCCCACGTTCGGATGGCTGGGCGGTGTGGGGCCGGTGGCGTGGTCGCAGGTCACGTCGGCCATTCGGCGCACCGGGCGATTGGTGCCTGGGCTGATTCTGATCGGGATGGTGGCGGCGATCGCCGCGGCGGTGCTGCTGCGTTTTTCACCGGACGCGATTCCCGATCCGGTCCGAACCTATGCCGTGCCGATCGCCCTGGCTGCGTCGGCCTATGTCGGATTTTTGGTGTCGATCACCGCGCAGAGCGGGTTTTCGGCGAATCGACGTCTGCTGACGTGGTACCAGACGTTGCCGATTCGGCCGATGGCGATTGCGATGGGGATGGTCAGCGGAACCGCGACGGTGTTGATCGCGATCGAGTGTGCGTTTTGTTTGCCGGCCCTGGTGGTCAGTTCCCTGACGCTGGTGCAGTCCCTGTCGGTGGTGTTCGCCGGGGGGGCGTTCAGTCTGGCATTTGCGTCGATGACCAATTTTATTTCCGCGGTGACGGGGCTGCGGCCGATGCCCAGCGGAACCCCCGACGTCTTTCAGGGGGCGCGGGCGTTGATTTTCATGATGATCCTGGGGCTGTCCATGACGCCGATCATGCTGTTTGCCGTCGGATCGGCGGCGATCGCCGGGGTGCTGGTGGGGTTTTCTTGGACGTTCTGTTCGATTGCCGCGGGGCTGGCGATGTTGGCGGGGCTGCCGGTGATGTGGTGGTACTCGGGGATCCGGTTTGTCGACAGCGAGTTTTTGGGTGATTGA
- a CDS encoding ABC transporter transmembrane domain-containing protein, with protein MLRPGEGNAAEIDREGDERDLDRVPSVSAVEKTIAVLVIALDVQVNKQPIALHVQTPDPGDPFRQLMDAAEKSDIVLRESPFRSVGETFATIRQGYAVVFALEGGKILVLERAEGSRLEASLIGKTTEHLSLSKSDLTGLLGKRDSVRMLVAKKELECETLSGAHAHDGVGDYPTPIRRLIALLDLDRRDLWLVVLFAGVAGVLGLATPLVIEGLVNVVSWGTYFQPLVVLAGMLLTCLGIAGVLKVLQTWVVEMIQRRQFVRIVSDLSHRFPRANQASLRGEYPRELANRVFDIMTIQKATAVLLLDGVTVVLTTALGLILLAFYHPFLLGFDLVLIFTMVFFTWILGRGGILTAIKESKTKYEVAHWLQDVISMPTAFKTGGGERLAILRANQLTSEYIKARKKQFGVVIRQVIFAVGLQVAASTALLGLGGWLVIDGQLTLGQLVASELVVTVVVGAFAKAGKSLEKFYDMMAGIDKVGYLLDIPPDPRTEIGTIPQGPAEVGWSELAFHSLMHDCKVPRAEVAAGSRVAIVGDDQAGMDCLAKSLAGLVDPDSGVIQVAGFDAFEAAIADPGELVGYAGMPELFYGSIVENVSLGRPNVSPNRVRQALAATDLIEAVLALPDGLNTPVQTGGYPLTIDQQSRLMIARAIGPHPRLLVINGLMDHLSREHREQLWENLTGPDANWTLIVFTNRDEVAALCDSQISLHLS; from the coding sequence ATGTTACGACCGGGTGAGGGCAATGCCGCAGAGATCGATCGCGAGGGCGATGAACGCGACTTGGACCGAGTGCCGAGCGTCAGTGCGGTGGAAAAGACGATCGCGGTGTTGGTGATCGCGCTCGATGTCCAGGTCAACAAGCAGCCGATCGCGTTGCACGTGCAGACGCCCGATCCGGGGGATCCGTTTCGGCAGTTGATGGACGCGGCGGAGAAATCCGACATCGTGTTGCGGGAGTCGCCGTTCCGCAGCGTGGGGGAGACGTTTGCGACGATTCGCCAGGGGTATGCGGTGGTGTTCGCGCTGGAGGGCGGAAAGATTTTGGTGCTGGAACGGGCCGAGGGCAGTCGGCTGGAAGCGTCTCTGATCGGGAAGACCACCGAGCATCTGAGTTTGAGCAAATCGGATCTGACCGGTCTGTTAGGGAAGCGTGATTCGGTGCGAATGTTGGTCGCGAAAAAGGAGCTGGAGTGCGAAACACTTTCGGGCGCCCACGCACACGACGGTGTCGGCGACTATCCGACACCGATCCGGCGTTTGATCGCACTGTTGGATTTGGATCGGCGCGATTTGTGGCTGGTGGTTTTGTTTGCGGGCGTTGCCGGGGTGTTGGGATTGGCGACTCCGCTGGTCATCGAAGGGTTGGTCAATGTCGTCAGTTGGGGGACGTATTTCCAGCCGCTGGTGGTGTTGGCGGGGATGTTGTTGACGTGTTTGGGGATCGCGGGTGTGCTCAAGGTCTTGCAGACCTGGGTGGTCGAGATGATCCAGCGACGTCAATTTGTGCGAATCGTCAGCGATCTGTCGCATCGGTTTCCGCGTGCCAACCAGGCCTCGCTGCGCGGCGAGTATCCGCGGGAATTGGCCAACCGCGTGTTCGATATTATGACGATCCAAAAGGCGACGGCGGTGTTGTTGCTGGACGGTGTGACGGTGGTGCTGACGACCGCCCTGGGGCTGATTCTGCTGGCGTTCTACCACCCGTTCTTGCTCGGCTTTGATCTCGTCCTGATCTTCACCATGGTCTTTTTTACGTGGATTCTCGGTCGGGGGGGGATTCTGACGGCGATCAAGGAATCGAAGACCAAGTATGAAGTCGCCCATTGGTTGCAGGACGTGATCTCGATGCCGACGGCGTTCAAGACGGGCGGCGGTGAGCGACTGGCGATTCTGCGTGCGAATCAGCTGACATCGGAATACATCAAAGCGAGAAAGAAGCAGTTCGGCGTCGTGATCCGGCAGGTCATTTTCGCCGTCGGATTGCAAGTCGCCGCCTCCACCGCGCTGCTCGGACTGGGGGGCTGGCTGGTCATCGACGGGCAATTGACGCTCGGACAACTGGTCGCCAGCGAGCTGGTGGTCACCGTCGTGGTCGGTGCGTTCGCCAAGGCCGGGAAGTCGTTGGAGAAGTTTTACGACATGATGGCCGGGATCGATAAAGTCGGTTATTTGCTGGACATTCCGCCGGACCCCAGGACGGAGATCGGTACGATTCCACAAGGTCCCGCGGAGGTCGGTTGGAGCGAGTTGGCGTTCCATTCGTTGATGCACGATTGCAAGGTTCCCAGGGCCGAGGTTGCCGCCGGTTCTCGTGTGGCGATCGTCGGCGATGATCAGGCGGGAATGGACTGCCTGGCCAAATCGCTGGCCGGTCTCGTCGATCCCGATTCCGGGGTGATCCAGGTCGCCGGGTTTGACGCCTTTGAAGCGGCGATCGCCGACCCCGGTGAACTGGTCGGCTACGCCGGAATGCCCGAGCTGTTTTATGGTTCGATTGTCGAAAATGTCAGCCTGGGACGCCCAAACGTTTCGCCCAATCGGGTGCGTCAGGCGCTCGCCGCAACCGATTTGATCGAAGCCGTGCTCGCGTTGCCCGACGGATTGAACACCCCGGTCCAAACCGGCGGCTATCCGCTGACGATCGATCAGCAATCGCGTTTGATGATTGCCCGTGCGATCGGACCGCATCCCCGGTTGCTGGTCATCAACGGACTGATGGATCATTTGAGCCGCGAGCATCGTGAACAGCTGTGGGAAAATCTGACCGGCCCCGATGCGAACTGGACGTTGATCGTCTTTACCAATCGGGATGAAGTCGCCGCCCTTTGCGACAGCCAGATTTCGTTGCACCTCTCCTAA
- a CDS encoding HlyD family secretion protein, producing MIAFEPTADDFPALQMVRTGRIVRIVGRITFVALILSITAMVFVPWRQTARGTGTVLALDPQQRPQPMLSQSKGVVSYVKPGLREGSYVEEGELLLQMTPFAADGVAQIDTQIIALESKLQAEKASLEVAKTNAELQFQSGESLEKSLQQDYNAAKQKWEQAKNEVTALQAELRDKLNQLQVAEDVFPQGLISREELFSKRRAVDAQEAKVLKAENAEQEVYAALASKEEEIEAKKRDIRIKNQEANDKINAATGKVNTVQKEISDLRNKRSELDRLEIRAPRSGYIQQWNGVTGSDTIKEGDQLFVIVPDADELAVEMKVSGNDMPLIQEGGQVRLQFEGWPAVQFVGWPSVAVGTFGGKVNRVFPTDDGMGYFRVIVTPDNHFQREDGWPDDRYLRQGVRANGWVLLKRVPLGYEIWRQLNGFPPVVADGEPKKEKTAKVKLPKP from the coding sequence ATGATCGCATTCGAACCTACCGCCGATGACTTTCCGGCACTGCAAATGGTCCGCACCGGGCGCATCGTACGCATCGTCGGTCGGATCACGTTTGTCGCCTTGATTCTGTCGATCACTGCGATGGTGTTCGTGCCTTGGCGGCAGACCGCGCGGGGCACCGGAACCGTTTTGGCGCTCGATCCACAGCAACGGCCCCAACCGATGCTTAGTCAATCCAAGGGCGTGGTCAGCTACGTCAAACCGGGGCTGCGTGAAGGGAGCTATGTCGAAGAGGGCGAGTTGCTGTTGCAGATGACGCCGTTCGCGGCCGACGGCGTGGCTCAGATCGATACCCAGATCATCGCGTTGGAATCCAAGTTGCAGGCCGAAAAGGCCAGTCTGGAGGTCGCCAAGACCAACGCCGAACTGCAGTTCCAATCCGGCGAGTCCTTGGAAAAGTCGCTGCAACAAGATTACAACGCGGCCAAGCAAAAGTGGGAGCAGGCGAAGAACGAGGTCACCGCGCTGCAAGCCGAATTGCGTGACAAACTGAATCAATTGCAAGTCGCCGAAGACGTCTTTCCGCAGGGACTGATTTCACGCGAAGAGTTGTTTTCCAAGCGTCGAGCGGTCGACGCCCAGGAAGCCAAGGTGCTCAAGGCCGAGAACGCCGAGCAGGAAGTTTATGCCGCCCTGGCATCCAAAGAAGAAGAAATCGAAGCCAAAAAACGGGACATCCGAATCAAGAACCAAGAGGCCAATGACAAGATCAACGCGGCCACCGGAAAGGTCAACACGGTTCAAAAAGAGATCTCCGATCTGAGGAACAAGCGGTCGGAACTGGATCGATTGGAGATTCGGGCGCCCCGTTCCGGGTACATCCAACAGTGGAACGGTGTCACCGGCAGCGACACCATCAAGGAAGGCGATCAACTGTTCGTCATCGTGCCCGATGCGGATGAATTGGCCGTCGAAATGAAGGTCAGCGGCAACGACATGCCCTTGATTCAAGAGGGGGGTCAGGTGCGTCTGCAGTTCGAGGGATGGCCGGCGGTGCAGTTTGTCGGCTGGCCCTCGGTCGCGGTCGGAACGTTCGGCGGCAAAGTCAACCGGGTTTTCCCAACTGACGACGGGATGGGGTATTTTCGCGTGATCGTCACGCCGGACAATCATTTTCAGCGGGAGGACGGTTGGCCGGATGACCGATACCTTCGTCAGGGTGTGCGCGCAAACGGATGGGTTTTGCTGAAACGAGTTCCTCTCGGTTATGAGATATGGCGTCAATTGAACGGATTTCCTCCCGTCGTGGCCGACGGCGAGCCCAAAAAGGAAAAAACCGCGAAGGTCAAACTGCCCAAGCCGTAA
- a CDS encoding TolC family protein has translation MASIERISSRRGRRRAQKGKNREGQTAQAVIAIARSGRRGAVRLALAAMLWGGCTIDVGAQERSRIPQDETDQRSFAAFLAMVEDEVQPPPADVVESNTSDGRQAAEAMPVAEEPLKLADVVASLYRAYPDIHRARQLRPLAGGELLSAYGAYDTKFNAHSLSEPTGFYENYRSGLGVARQTWWGGYLSAGYRIGRGFYQPWYKERQTDDAGEFKISAAQPLLQGRAIDPQRVAVFQASLQQQAAEPQFQQAILSISSDAIEVYWEWVAAGAVLQAQQELLDLAVKRGKQFEVGVEAGKFATVNLVLNQQLIAERSALRLKAQQKFQATAFKLSLYLRNESGQPLVPAESWLPTRFPVIEPQREFDFNADLAAALGRRPEPQILQYELRQVQWDRRLACNEMLPRFDFVTEASQDMGEPATKSDDKGEFELMIGFQSEVPIQRRKARGKIQSTSAKIIQINEKLRLVRDKIATDLQIAQNQLMLAQQIVEQSELSLHAALDTLARYQKGFEKGYIDLIYLNLLETKANETEIKLVEAQRDWFTALGALQIALGLDPLDQAVVVSSLPASEMPGPGNLPEVEDVDDQEIERAFQPPAAD, from the coding sequence ATGGCGTCAATTGAACGGATTTCCTCCCGTCGTGGCCGACGGCGAGCCCAAAAAGGAAAAAACCGCGAAGGTCAAACTGCCCAAGCCGTAATTGCGATCGCCCGGTCCGGGCGTCGCGGCGCCGTCCGTCTGGCACTCGCGGCGATGCTGTGGGGCGGATGCACGATTGATGTCGGTGCCCAGGAGCGAAGCCGAATTCCGCAGGACGAGACGGATCAACGTTCCTTTGCCGCGTTTTTGGCGATGGTGGAAGACGAGGTTCAACCCCCGCCGGCCGACGTGGTCGAATCCAACACGTCCGACGGCAGGCAAGCGGCCGAAGCGATGCCCGTTGCCGAGGAGCCGTTGAAACTGGCCGATGTCGTCGCCAGTTTGTATCGTGCCTATCCGGACATCCATCGCGCCCGGCAACTGCGGCCGCTCGCCGGTGGGGAATTGTTGTCCGCCTACGGAGCGTACGACACCAAATTCAATGCCCATTCGCTGTCGGAGCCGACGGGGTTCTACGAGAACTATCGCAGCGGCTTGGGCGTGGCCAGGCAGACCTGGTGGGGCGGCTATCTGTCGGCGGGTTACCGAATCGGGCGTGGGTTCTATCAACCGTGGTACAAAGAACGTCAGACCGATGATGCCGGCGAGTTCAAGATCAGTGCCGCCCAACCGTTGTTGCAAGGTCGGGCGATCGACCCCCAACGTGTCGCCGTGTTCCAGGCCAGTTTGCAGCAACAAGCCGCCGAGCCGCAATTCCAACAAGCCATCTTGTCGATTTCCAGCGACGCGATCGAGGTCTATTGGGAATGGGTCGCCGCCGGGGCCGTCTTGCAGGCGCAGCAGGAATTGCTGGACTTGGCCGTCAAACGCGGCAAGCAATTCGAAGTCGGCGTCGAGGCGGGGAAGTTCGCGACGGTCAATCTGGTCTTGAATCAACAACTGATCGCCGAGCGGAGCGCCTTGCGGCTCAAGGCCCAGCAAAAGTTCCAAGCCACCGCGTTCAAGTTATCGCTGTATCTGAGAAACGAATCAGGGCAACCGCTGGTTCCGGCCGAGAGTTGGTTGCCGACGCGGTTCCCGGTGATCGAACCACAACGCGAGTTTGATTTTAATGCGGACTTGGCCGCCGCTCTCGGTCGTCGTCCCGAACCGCAGATCCTGCAGTACGAACTTCGTCAGGTTCAATGGGACCGTCGTCTGGCGTGCAACGAGATGTTGCCCCGCTTCGACTTTGTGACCGAAGCGTCACAGGACATGGGCGAGCCGGCGACGAAGTCCGATGACAAGGGCGAATTCGAGCTGATGATCGGGTTCCAAAGCGAGGTGCCCATTCAACGTCGCAAGGCGCGGGGCAAGATTCAATCGACGTCCGCCAAGATCATTCAAATCAATGAAAAGCTGCGGTTGGTACGGGACAAGATCGCGACCGATTTGCAGATCGCGCAAAACCAATTGATGCTCGCTCAGCAGATCGTCGAGCAAAGTGAATTGTCATTGCACGCCGCCCTGGACACGTTGGCCCGCTACCAGAAAGGTTTCGAGAAGGGCTACATCGACCTGATCTACTTGAACCTGTTGGAAACCAAGGCCAACGAAACCGAGATCAAGTTGGTCGAAGCCCAACGCGATTGGTTCACCGCGTTGGGGGCGTTGCAGATTGCACTGGGCCTGGATCCGCTCGATCAAGCGGTGGTGGTTTCCTCGCTTCCGGCGAGTGAAATGCCAGGCCCTGGGAACTTACCGGAGGTGGAAGACGTCGACGATCAAGAGATCGAACGGGCCTTCCAGCCGCCGGCCGCGGATTAA
- a CDS encoding Gfo/Idh/MocA family protein, translated as MTNPTRRQFLATTTKAAAAATTLAAARPQTVHAAEDNMIRVGLLGCGGRGTGAAINALTVDNGPMTLVAMGDVSENKMKSSYTSLSNKKKIGAKVDVPEERRYIGFDAYKKVMDTLEPGDVVILATPAAFRWVHYSYAIERGLNVFMEKPVTIDAPTSVRMLEINKAAMAKNLKVAVGLMCRHCVARQELFDRIQNGEIGDLMMLRAYRMAGPTGSAAAPPNTGDLSELMYQIKHFHGFLWLSGGAVSDFLIHNIDESCWMKNAWPVKAIACGGRHYRGEDVDQNFDVYSIEYTFDDGAKLLVDGRTMPGCKREFASFAHGTKGSAVISTASHTPAKARIYSGQAFEKDNLTWEFPQPEPNPYQVEWDDLVAAIRNDTAYNEVERGVMASAVTSMGRMAAHTGQEITLDEFMKHDHEFAPNVDQLTLDSDSPLQLNAQGKYNVPMPGLVKNREYL; from the coding sequence ATGACGAACCCGACCCGACGACAGTTTCTGGCAACCACGACGAAAGCCGCCGCGGCTGCCACCACCCTTGCCGCCGCCCGACCACAAACGGTCCACGCAGCCGAAGACAACATGATCCGCGTCGGGCTGCTCGGTTGCGGCGGACGCGGAACCGGTGCGGCGATCAACGCATTGACCGTCGACAACGGGCCGATGACCCTGGTCGCAATGGGCGATGTGTCCGAAAACAAGATGAAGAGTTCCTACACGTCGCTGTCAAACAAGAAAAAGATCGGCGCCAAGGTCGACGTGCCCGAGGAGCGACGTTACATCGGCTTCGACGCCTACAAAAAGGTCATGGACACGCTGGAACCAGGCGACGTCGTGATCTTGGCCACCCCGGCGGCGTTCCGCTGGGTGCACTACAGCTACGCCATCGAGCGTGGGTTGAACGTGTTCATGGAAAAACCCGTCACCATCGACGCCCCGACCTCCGTGCGGATGTTGGAAATCAACAAAGCCGCGATGGCAAAAAACCTGAAGGTCGCGGTCGGATTGATGTGCCGACACTGTGTCGCCCGCCAAGAATTGTTCGACCGCATTCAAAACGGCGAGATCGGTGACCTGATGATGCTGAGGGCCTACCGCATGGCCGGACCGACCGGGTCGGCTGCGGCGCCGCCCAACACCGGCGACCTGAGCGAACTGATGTACCAGATCAAACACTTCCACGGTTTCCTGTGGCTTAGCGGCGGGGCGGTCAGCGATTTCTTGATCCACAACATCGACGAATCCTGCTGGATGAAGAACGCCTGGCCGGTCAAAGCGATCGCCTGCGGCGGACGCCACTATCGCGGCGAAGACGTCGACCAAAACTTCGACGTCTACTCGATCGAATACACCTTCGACGATGGAGCCAAATTGCTGGTCGACGGACGCACCATGCCCGGTTGCAAACGCGAATTCGCCAGCTTCGCCCATGGCACCAAAGGCTCCGCGGTGATCTCCACGGCGTCACACACCCCCGCCAAGGCGCGGATCTATTCCGGACAGGCGTTCGAGAAAGACAACCTGACCTGGGAATTCCCCCAACCCGAACCGAATCCCTATCAAGTGGAATGGGACGATCTGGTCGCCGCGATTCGCAACGACACCGCGTACAACGAAGTCGAACGCGGCGTGATGGCCAGTGCCGTGACCAGCATGGGACGGATGGCGGCACACACCGGCCAGGAAATCACGTTGGATGAATTCATGAAACACGATCATGAATTCGCCCCCAACGTCGACCAACTGACGCTCGATTCCGACTCGCCGCTACAGCTGAACGCTCAAGGCAAGTACAACGTTCCGATGCCGGGATTGGTCAAAAACCGCGAATACCTTTAA